The following are encoded together in the Gouania willdenowi chromosome 14, fGouWil2.1, whole genome shotgun sequence genome:
- the spns3 gene encoding protein spinster homolog 3 isoform X1 — MEPKGSESPSPTVSSPRCSMASVSALDDMYPSHSLASLTPNAADTPSIPPKRAYIAVAVLCYINLLNYMERYTVAGVLSIIQTVFALSDSTAGLLQTMFIVSLSLLAPVFGYFGDRYNRKHIIIGGLIVWFACAAGSSFVGPSHFWLLVLLRSLVGVGEASYSTLAPTIIADLFTGSKRSLIICIFYICIPVGSGLGYITGAGTAALTRDWRWALRITPILGLVGLALLVFLCPHPPREATETQGEGVGKRSSYLKDIKYILKIKSYVWSTLGVTALAFLTGALAFWMPTFLSRAHVTQGIRPPCTNEPCDPTDSLIFGVVTVATGIIGGVTGSALSRHFRDKMPNADPFICVVGMIGSVPCLFITIFVASASIPATYVFIFIGELLLSLNWAVLADMLLYVVMPTRRATAEALQIIVGHLLGDAGSPFLLGVISDAIHASRPESSDWSFHSLQYSLLLLPFVGILGGVFFLFASFYVAEDRNAVQQLLTGATATVELGTMKNHLDTTADAEKELNVPT; from the exons ATGGAGCCAAAGGGCTCAGAGTCTCCATCTCCCACTGTTTCTTCCCCTCGGTGCAGCATGGCCTCCGTCTCTGCTCTAGATGACATGTACCCATCACACAGTCTGGCCTCTCTCACTCCTAATGCAGCAGATACACCAAGTATTCCTCCTAAACGTGCCTACATAGCTGTAGCTGTGCTCTGCTACATCAACCTGCTCAACTACATGGAACGATACACAGTGGCAG GAGTCCTTTCCATCATTCAGACAGTCTTTGCTCTAAGTGACAGCACAGCTGGACTCCTACAAACAA TGTTCATCGTTAGCTTGTCTCTGCTGGCACCTGTCTTTGGTTACTTTGGCGATCGTTACAACAGAAAACACATCATCATCGGTGGTTTGATCGTTTGGTTCGCGTGTGCAGCTGGCAGCTCTTTCGTTGGTCCGTCG CACTTCTGGCTCCTCGTGCTGTTGCGATCGCTGGTCGGAGTGGGAGAAGCCAGTTACTCCACTCTGGCCCCCACCATCATAGCTGACCTCTTTACTGGGAGTAAACGAAGTCTCATCATCTGCATTTTCTACATCTGCATTCCCGTTGGAAG CGGACTGGGATACATAACTGGTGCTGGGACTGCTGCGCTCACACGTGACTGGCGATGGGCTCTCAGG ATTACTCCCATCCTGGGTTTGGTTGGACTGGCCCTGCTGGTCTTCTTATGTCCACACCCACCCAGAGAAGCAACAGAAACCCAAGGGGAAGGAGTCGGAAAGCGGAGCTCTTACCTGAAAGACATCaagtacattttgaaaat tAAAAGTTACGTGTGGTCGACGTTAGGAGTCACCGCTCTGGCCTTCCTGACTGGAGCTCTGGCCTTCTGGATGCCGACCTTCCTGTCCAGAGCTCACGTCACTCAGGGAATCCGCCCTCCGTGCACCAACGAGCCATGTGACCCCACTGACAG TTTAATCTTTGGTGTTGTAACCGTGGCAACGGGTATCATAGGAGGAGTTACTGGCAGTGCTCTGTCCAGGCACTTCAGAGACAAGATGCCAAACGCAGACCCCTTCATCTGCGTAGTGGGAATGATTGGGTCAGTGCCCTGTCTGTTCATCACCATCTTTGTTGCCTCGGCAAGCATTCCTGCAACATAT GTGTTCATCTTTATTGGGGAACTGCTGCTCTCTCTTAACTGGGCTGTACTGGCTGATATGCTACTG TATGTTGTCATGCCAACCAGACGAGCCACGGCTGAAGCCCTTCAGATCATTGTGGGTCACCTACTGGGTGACGCTGGGAGTCCCTTCCTGCTAGGAGTG ATCTCTGATGCCATACATGCATCTAGACCTGAGAGCTCTGATTGGAGCTTCCACAGTCTGCAGTACAGCCTGCTGCTGCTCCCCTTTGTGGGAATCCTCGGTGGAGTCTTTTTCCTCTTTGCTTCTTTCTATGTAGCAGAAGACAGGAACGCTGTTCAGCAGCTGCTAACAG GAGCTACTGCTACAGTAGAACTGGGAACAATGAAAAACCATTTGGACACTACTGCAGATGCTGAGAAGGAGTTAAACGTCCCCACATGA
- the spns3 gene encoding protein spinster homolog 3 isoform X2 → MEPKGSESPSPTVSSPRCSMASVSALDDMYPSHSLASLTPNAADTPSIPPKRAYIAVAVLCYINLLNYMERYTVAGVLSIIQTVFALSDSTAGLLQTMFIVSLSLLAPVFGYFGDRYNRKHIIIGGLIVWFACAAGSSFVGPSHFWLLVLLRSLVGVGEASYSTLAPTIIADLFTGSKRSLIICIFYICIPVGSGLGYITGAGTAALTRDWRWALRITPILGLVGLALLVFLCPHPPREATETQGEGVGKRSSYLKDIKYILKIKSYVWSTLGVTALAFLTGALAFWMPTFLSRAHVTQGIRPPCTNEPCDPTDSLIFGVVTVATGIIGGVTGSALSRHFRDKMPNADPFICVVGMIGSVPCLFITIFVASASIPATYVFIFIGELLLSLNWAVLADMLLYVVMPTRRATAEALQIIVGHLLGDAGSPFLLGVVRPTTTPSPV, encoded by the exons ATGGAGCCAAAGGGCTCAGAGTCTCCATCTCCCACTGTTTCTTCCCCTCGGTGCAGCATGGCCTCCGTCTCTGCTCTAGATGACATGTACCCATCACACAGTCTGGCCTCTCTCACTCCTAATGCAGCAGATACACCAAGTATTCCTCCTAAACGTGCCTACATAGCTGTAGCTGTGCTCTGCTACATCAACCTGCTCAACTACATGGAACGATACACAGTGGCAG GAGTCCTTTCCATCATTCAGACAGTCTTTGCTCTAAGTGACAGCACAGCTGGACTCCTACAAACAA TGTTCATCGTTAGCTTGTCTCTGCTGGCACCTGTCTTTGGTTACTTTGGCGATCGTTACAACAGAAAACACATCATCATCGGTGGTTTGATCGTTTGGTTCGCGTGTGCAGCTGGCAGCTCTTTCGTTGGTCCGTCG CACTTCTGGCTCCTCGTGCTGTTGCGATCGCTGGTCGGAGTGGGAGAAGCCAGTTACTCCACTCTGGCCCCCACCATCATAGCTGACCTCTTTACTGGGAGTAAACGAAGTCTCATCATCTGCATTTTCTACATCTGCATTCCCGTTGGAAG CGGACTGGGATACATAACTGGTGCTGGGACTGCTGCGCTCACACGTGACTGGCGATGGGCTCTCAGG ATTACTCCCATCCTGGGTTTGGTTGGACTGGCCCTGCTGGTCTTCTTATGTCCACACCCACCCAGAGAAGCAACAGAAACCCAAGGGGAAGGAGTCGGAAAGCGGAGCTCTTACCTGAAAGACATCaagtacattttgaaaat tAAAAGTTACGTGTGGTCGACGTTAGGAGTCACCGCTCTGGCCTTCCTGACTGGAGCTCTGGCCTTCTGGATGCCGACCTTCCTGTCCAGAGCTCACGTCACTCAGGGAATCCGCCCTCCGTGCACCAACGAGCCATGTGACCCCACTGACAG TTTAATCTTTGGTGTTGTAACCGTGGCAACGGGTATCATAGGAGGAGTTACTGGCAGTGCTCTGTCCAGGCACTTCAGAGACAAGATGCCAAACGCAGACCCCTTCATCTGCGTAGTGGGAATGATTGGGTCAGTGCCCTGTCTGTTCATCACCATCTTTGTTGCCTCGGCAAGCATTCCTGCAACATAT GTGTTCATCTTTATTGGGGAACTGCTGCTCTCTCTTAACTGGGCTGTACTGGCTGATATGCTACTG TATGTTGTCATGCCAACCAGACGAGCCACGGCTGAAGCCCTTCAGATCATTGTGGGTCACCTACTGGGTGACGCTGGGAGTCCCTTCCTGCTAGGAGTGGTGAGACCCACCACCACACCTTCACCTGTGT GA